In the genome of Cryptomeria japonica chromosome 8, Sugi_1.0, whole genome shotgun sequence, one region contains:
- the LOC131857862 gene encoding receptor-like protein EIX2 — MEAMFSCGRVAFAIITILCCFTSPAIACPFPERNLLLDFKAAVVDEYNTLTSWHGFNCCTWRGVSCNLRTGHVSRLDLSGFNLEGNISSSLFQLARLEHLDLSHNLFKGKFSPPHNRKLKSLTFLDLSFAGYENYSSLDSVWEFYVSLESLSNLASLEYLSLAEVNISASKEWGEAVGSLSNLQQLSMSDCGLGGQIPNSLLNLTSLLHLDLSDNYLSAHIPAWFENVTGRLLSLDLSWNENLGGDISFIGQRKSSLSLTSIGLSMTAIKGRIPSAIWNISCLEHLRLSYTRIEGEIPASIGNLLSLQSLDLSDTRIEGEIPASIGNLLSLQSLDLSDTRIEGGIPSAIGNVSSLKSLYLCDISIEGEFPVSILNLSKLVELDLSYNMITGVIPASLDSLSSLVSLDLNANELNGKIPSTISNLVNLRSLLLHSNSLSGLISLSVFDNLTSLDRLYLSYNQLTVNIDSTWIPEFTLSGLALGSCNLDRIPSFLVTQYDLEYLDLSANSIQTNIPSWIWNLPSLYDLNLSCNQLTGSLPSRQTLPMYIDSLDLHNNSLEGSLHLPLAGAYLLDLSMNQFNGSIPSHIGAYLENARFLSLSRNNLSGAIPDSICTPYLQVLDLSKNTLSSVIPPHLTRNCSSLSVLDLAENHLECKLPAEWGNITNMHTLKLNGNHLRGVIPSSISEGRSLQVLDLGNNDLEGTLPQWIGKLSQLHVLVLRSNHFHGSIPRQVIGLPNLQILDLSGNHLSGAIPSNLTNLLAMVNASQNNSNHLEEYSSGGATYTNQIKISWKGWDVEFVKVLFILKCIDLSNNSLSGSIPFKTGSLQGLIALNLSRNHLSGRIPKTLGHMEQLESLDLSLNRLNGNIPLELEFLSYLEFLNLSYNMLDGKVPHGGQFLTFGESSYLGNLNLSGIPFTNISVCNNSSGYGNCTSIERIGEAKNSDGEMIGWAVGLGLSYGLGFSVVIGVLTLNKRVRKRAFDFYDVVILAIDGCIRG; from the coding sequence ATGGAAGCTATGTTTTCATGTGGCAGAGTTGcatttgcaattataacaatattatGCTGCTTCACTTCCCCTGCAATTGCATGCCCCTTCCCTGAAAGAAATCTTCTCCTGGATTTCAAGGCAGCCGTTGTAGATGAGTATAACACACTAACTTCCTGGCACGGATTCAATTGCTGCACGTGGAGAGGAGTCAGTTGTAATCTCCGCACAGGCCATGTTTCTCGACTGGATCTGAGTGGATTCAATTTGGAAGGTAACATCAGTTCATCGCTGTTCCAACTTGCACGGTTGGAGCACCTCGATCTCAGTCACAACCTCTTCAAGGGTAAATTCAGTCCTCCCCATAATCGAAAGTTGAAGAGTCTCACTTTTCTTGACTTGTCATTTGCTGGTTATGAAAATTATTCCTCTCTGGATTCTGTATGGGAATTTTATGTGAGTTTGGAAAGCTTATCAAATCTGGCGAGCTTGGAATACCTCTCTCTTGCTGAAGTGAACATCTCTGCAAGCAAAGAGTGGGGTGAAGCTGTTGGCAGTCTATCCAACCTCCAACAACTGAGCATGTCTGACTGTGGGCTTGGAGGACAAATTCCCAATTCCCTTCTCAACCTCACCTCTCTGCTTCATCTGGATCTATCAGACAACTATTTGTCAGCACATATACCAGCTTGGTTTGAAAATGTGACTGGGCGCTTGCTCTCTCTTGATCTCTCTTGGAATGAGAATCTTGGAGGAGACATTTCTTTCATTGGACAACGAAAGTCTTCTTTGTCACTAACCAGCATTGGTCTTTCAATGACAGCCATCAAGGGCCGAATTCCATCTGCTATATGGAATATCTCATGCTTGGAGCATCTTCGTCTTTCATATACCAgaattgaaggtgagattccagCTTCTATAGGGAATTTGTTGTCcttgcaaagtcttgatctatcAGATACCAggattgaaggtgagattccagCTTCTATAGGGAATTTGTTGTCcttgcaaagtcttgatctatcAGATACCAGAATTGAAGGTGGGATTCCATCTGCTATAGGGAATGTGTCGTCCTTGAAGAGTCTTTATCTGTGTGATATCTCTATTGAAGGTGAGTTTCCTGTCTCCATACTCAATCTCTCTAAACTTGTTGAATTGGACCTGTCCTACAACATGATAACTGGGGTAATCCCAGCTTCATTGGACTCACTTTCTTCCCTTGTTAGTCTTGACCTTAATGCGAACGAATTGAATGGTAAGATTCCATCTACAATTTCAAATCTTGTTAACTTAAGAAGCCTTTTGCTCCACTCCAATAGTTTAAGCGGCCTCATTTCCCTTTCCGTATTCGATAATCTCACTAGTCTTGATAGGCTGTATCTTTCTTACAATCAGTTAACTGTAAACATTGATTCAACATGGATTCCGGAGTTTACGCTTTCCGGTTTGGCATTAGGTTCTTGCAATTTAGATAGAATTCCATCGTTTCTTGTGACCCAATACGACTTGGAATATCTAGACCTATCTGCTAACAGTATCCAAACAAATATTCCATCTTGGATATGGAACTTACCCAGCCTTTATGATTTGAACCTTAGCTGTAATCAATTAACTGGGTCATTGCCATCTAGACAAACCTTACCTATGTATATTGACTCTCTAGATTTGCACAATAATAGCCTAGAAGGTTCTCTTCATCTTCCTCTCGCTGGAGCTTATCTGCTAGATCTGTCGATGAATCAGTTTAATGGTTCTATTCCTAGTCACATCGGTGCGTATCTTGAAAATGCAAGGTTCTTATCCTTGTCGCGGAATAACCTCAGCGGAGCGATTCCAGATTCTATTTGCACTCCATATTTGCAGGTTCTTGACCTTTCAAAAAATACGCTGAGCAGTGTCATTCCTCCTCATTTAACCAGGAATTGTTCTTCTCTTAGTGTTCTAGATTTGGCAGAAAATCATCTGGAATGTAAATTGCCAGCAGAGTGGGGCAACATTACAAACATGCATACATTGAAGCTCAATGGTAATCATTTGAGAGGAGTTATTCCCTCATCCATTTCAGAAGGCCGATCTCTGCAAGTATTGGATTTGGGAAATAATGATTTGGAAGGCACCCTTCCCCAGTGGATTGGAAAGCTATCACAGCTGCATGTGTTGGTCTTAAGGTCTAATCATTTTCATGGCAGTATCCCACGCCAGGTAATTGGCCTTCCGAATCTTCAAATTCTGGATCTTTCTGGCAACCACCTTTCAGGAGCTATTCCAAGCAACCTTACAAACCTGCTTGCAATGGTCAATGCATCGCAGAATAATTCAAACCATCTCGAAGAATACAGTTCAGGTGGTGCTACATATACAAATCAGATCAAAATTTCCTGGAAAGGCTGGGATGTTGAATTTGTGAAAgttctctttattcttaaatgtatTGATCTTTCAAACAACAGTTTATCAGGGAGCATTCCTTTTAAAACGGGATCTCTTCAAGGCTTGATAGCCCTTAACCTTTCAAGGAATCATCTCAGTGGCCGAATCCCAAAAACATTGGGACACATGGAACAACTAGAGTCTCTGGACCTCTCGCTAAACAGGTTGAATGGCAACATTCCCTTAGAACTTGAGTTCCTGAGTTATTTGGAGTTCTTGAATCTATCTTACAACATGCTTGATGGAAAGGTACCCCATGGAGGACAGTTCCTAACTTTTGGGGAGTCGTCCTACTTAGGCAATCTTAACCTAAGTGGGATTCCATTTACCAATATAAGCGTCTGCAACAACTCTTCTGGCTATGGCAACTGCACAAGTATTGAGAGAATTGGTGAAGCAAAGAATTCAGATGGTGAAATGATAGGATGGGCAGTCGGACTTGGATTGAGTTATGGTTTGGGATTCTCTGTTGTGATTGGAGTATTGACTTTAAATAAGAGGGTGAGAAAGAGAGCCTTCGATTTTTATGATGTTGTAATTTTAGCTATTGATGGGTGTATAAGAGGTTAA